A genomic region of Dreissena polymorpha isolate Duluth1 chromosome 4, UMN_Dpol_1.0, whole genome shotgun sequence contains the following coding sequences:
- the LOC127878853 gene encoding heat shock 70 kDa protein 12B-like, with amino-acid sequence MGDKQSKPVAGRRKDLKTVHYDEWPTTTANIPKKERALVCVSIDFGTTYSGFAYSFKSDPNHCFGQHKKFPTVVLLDPEQKVVAFGTAARDKYKQLTKTREHTNWYLFERFKMALFVNDEPLSKDIELKDVDGKKMKAFDVFTQAIALMTTEVMNTLNGVYMNMHQRNGLEFKSETDIHWVLTVPAIWDDLAKKFMRDSASKAGIPDEMLTIALEPEVASLYCLEKLGLSKLPTGHRFMIMDLGGGTADITMHEVNADRTLSELHQPTGGDFGGTKSVMRRRFGDMITIPLEPSQAVLNGAVVYGHRPLAIAERVCKYTYGIGRMMKFKPHHPAHRKVKIDGLDYCDGIFNKHIEVGTKIRVAEDAEKAVVHKYFPTTTAMKQAVLDVYASPFKDPMFVDDHGCQLVGLIKLDIDSHGDIYSELLVKMMFGGTELQVQVTDVKNNKITNASFGFLG; translated from the exons ATGGGTGACAAGCAAAGCAAACCAGTCGCAGGTCGCAGGAAAG ATTTGAAGACGGTGCATTACGATGAATGGCCAACGACGACA GCCAATATACCAAAGAAAGAAAGGGCACTTGTTTGCGTGTCAATTGATTTCGGGACAACCTACAGCGGTTTTGCATACTCCTTTAAATCTGACCCAAACCACTGTTTTGGACAGCATAAGAAG TTCCCAACAGTTGTTCTTCTGGATCCGGAGCAGAAAGTGGTGGCATTCGGAACAGCTGCCAGAGATAAATATAAGCAGCTAACAAAGACACGAGAGCACACAAATTGGTACTTGTTTGAGAGGTTTAAAATGGCCTTGTTCGTAAATGATGAG CCTCTAAGCAAAGACATCGAGCTTAAAGATGTTGATGGAAAGAAAATGAAGGCTTTCGATGTTTTTACGCAAGCAATTGCATTAATGACAACTGAAGTCATGAATACGCTAAATGGCGTATATATGAACATGCATCAGAGAAATGGTTTGGAGTTTAAAAGTGAGACGGATATCCATTGGGTACTGACAGTTCCTGCCATCTGGGACGATCTTGCTAAGAAATTCATGAGAGATTCTGCAAGTAAG GCGGGTATTCCTGATGAAATGCTGACGATTGCATTAGAGCCTGAGGTTGCTTCGTTGTATTGTCTAGAAAAACTCGGACTAAGCAAACTTCCCACTGGACATCGTTTCATGATCATGGATCTTGGAG GTGGGACAGCTGATATCACGATGCATGAGGTGAACGCAGACAGAACATTATCCGAGCTCCATCAACCCACTGGCGGTGACTTTGGCGGAACGAAA TCGGTGATGAGGCGACGATTCGGCGATATGATCACCATACCATTAGAACCATCTCAGGCTGTTCTGAATGGAGCAGTTGTGTACGGCCACAGACCGTTGGCCATTGCCGAGAGGGTGTGCAAATATACATATGGTATCGGTCGCATGATGAAATTCAAACCTCATCATCCTGCTCATAGAAAGGTCAAAATAGACGGTTTAGACTATTGCGATGGCATTTTCAACAAACATATCGAGGTTGGAACCAAAATACGCGTTGCAGAAGATGCTGAAAAGGCAGTAGTCCATAAATATTTTCCGACGACAACAGCTATGAAACAAGCAGTGCTTGATGTGTATGCGAGCCCCTTCAAAGACCCAATGTTTGTGGACGATCATGGATGTCAGCTGGTGGGTTTGATCAAGCTGGACATAGATTCACATGGAGATATTTATTCGGAATTATTGGTGAAGATGATGTTTGGTGGAACAGAACTACAAGTTCAAGTCACCGatgtcaaaaataataaaattacaaaCGCCAGCTTTGGCTTTCTTGGCTGA
- the LOC127877067 gene encoding protocadherin-3-like, with product MEPAESLSCFVCVFAYLINLSENTNVNYAIPEGWAPNRLIGNVAADSKIRETMSEEEFRNLQYYFLNIEDKNLQYFAIDSKTSDLTINRSMDWETVCKFSTSWSCPISIDIGTKEKFLKIVVIIELIDVNDNAPSFRSASLNMTFSESDVIGTLKPLDRATDLDTANFSVSHYQLVPATIPFQIQEGSNDEFNLVLNSSLDRESIAFYTFELFAFDKGNPSKNGSVTINIDVEDANDNRPRFTQEKYEITINESVAVNTTIINVTAMDLDIGDNGKIVYSISPDQAPEILQTYTINTSTGEVSVVKNLKYTSSQPIKVKILATDFGKRPLSSSVTLIVTIEDSINVQPEISINLLSSSGQAQATEYASVGTVVAFIIVKDQDGGRNGEVECTINNSHFQQQLFASGEYKVAVKTSLDRETIALHNVTVICQDNGIPRLTTMASFTVSVTDENDNAPKFSKSSYEAIFRENNQVGYVVKQVDAVDADAGNNSIVWYYIDPKDRSVFDINSKSGLITAAQQFDRETTDYYELVVTAVDSGKPAMSSSVTVVVKIEDVNDNSPVFDKARFEYYIPESDVKIGSSYETVLGKITAKDKDINGNGFVLFSLVGNFSEMPFDILPDGTLKTKSTLDREQQEKYDFQVMAIDQGEDVRRSSVVNVTVHVTDINDNFPFVIFPNEENYVKTITYLMPVQTQVMKVEAADLDYDKNADLTFKITSRNDSQAFEIGRQGEIYVARRLQESDVNLFFLDINISDQGVPPKSISKVVYIDVLAKNSSALATTGNNDNQQNVIIAVVVVVVTLLIAASIIVVILVIKRCDFSRKKYVDSNGNVSHVNPSESPIVSNGRLSPPVTKNIYQNGLLHTILPSHQTIIPNGKQPKDVSFQEHVHVREKSLDSTTESTNQKSVEEHRLASLRLQQAFIQTSNKQWTSQSELTTEAGAREDRRKQEDIHSDLSADTATYDSGIGGSVSDTGDLRIPQHHQLCHQNGCNSKPANRSESQSKQAKILARMRSDVSDLPPERPPPLKRNPHKNFTPLNGFTKSPTKNLPRLSPPISPHHFIT from the exons ATGGAACCAGCAGAGAGTCTAtcatgttttgtgtgtgtgtttgcctACCTCATCAACCTatctgaaaatacaaatgtgAATTATGCCATCCCAGAAGGGTGGGCTCCAAACAGGCTTATCGGTAATGTGGCTGCTGACAGCAAAATCAGAGAAACTATGAGTGAAGAAGAATTTAGGAATCttcagtattattttttaaacatagaGGACAAGAATTTGCAATATTTTGCTATTGATTCTAAAACCAGTGACTTGACTATCAATAGATCAATGGACTGGGAGACAGTCTGCAAATTTTCTACATCCTGGTCCTGTCCCATCTCCATAGACATTGGCACAAAAGAAAAGTTCCTAAAAATCGTAGTGATAATTGAGTTAATCGATGTTAATGATAATGCTCCATCATTCAGATCAGCGtctttaaatatgacattttctgAGTCTGATGTGATTGGAACTTTAAAACCTCTGGATCGAGCCACTGATTTGGACACTGCAAATTTTTCTGTATCTCATTATCAGTTGGTGCCTGCAACCATTCCATTTCAAATCCAGGAAGGATCAAACGATGAATTCAATCTTGTTCTGAATAGTTCACTAGACAGAGAGAGCATTGCTTTTTACACATTTGAGCTTTTTGCTTTTGATAAAGGGAATCCATCTAAGAACGGAAGCGTGACAATTAACATAGATGTAGAAGATGCCAACGACAACAGACCAAGATTTACTCAAGAAAAGTATGAAATTACTATTAATGAGAGTGTTGCAGTGAATACAACCATCATTAATGTCACAGCAATGGATCTCGACATTGGAGACAATGGGAAAATTGTTTACAGCATAAGTCCAGACCAGGCCCCTGAAATATTGCAAACTTACACCATCAACACTTCAACTGGGGAGGTTTCTGTAGTGAAAAATTTGAAGTACACTTCATCACAGCCTATAAAAGTTAAAATTCTTGCCACTGATTTTGGCAAGCGACCGTTGTCTTCTTCAGTGACTTTGATAGTGACGATTGAAGATTCTATTAATGTTCAACCGGAAATCTCCATTAATCTTCTATCTAGCTCGGGACAGGCACAGGCTACAGAGTATGCGTCTGTTGGAACTGTTGTTGCCTTCATCATAGTTAAAGATCAGGATGGGGGAAGGAACGGAGAAGTGGAGTGTACAATAAACAATTCTCATTTCCAGCAACAGTTGTTTGCGTCTGGGGAATATAAAGTTGCTGTCAAGACATCTCTTGACAGAGAAACAATAGCGCTGCATAATGTTACCGTCATTTGCCAGGATAATGGTATTCCAAGGTTGACTACTATGGCTAGTTTCACTGTCAGTGTTACTGATGAAAATGATAATGCTCCAAAGTTTTCTAAGAGTTCTTACGAGGCCATCTTTCGAGAAAATAATCAAGTCGGGTATGTTGTTAAGCAGGTGGATGCTGTTGATGCAGATGCTGGAAATAACTCTATAGTTTGGTATTATATTGATCCCAAGGATCGATCTGTCTTTGACATAAATTCCAAATCAGGTCTTATAACTGCTGCTCAGCAATTTGATAGAGAAACAACTGATTACTATGAGCTTGTTGTAACAGCAGTGGATTCAGGAAAGCCCGCAATGTCATCTTCTGTGACAGTTGTGGTGAAGATTGAAGATGTAAACGACAacagtccagtttttgataaagcCCGTTTTGAATATTACATTCCTGAAAGTGATGTTAAAATTGGCTCATCTTATGAAACAGTTCTGGGTAAAATAACAGCCAAGGATAAGGATATTAATGGAAATGGGTTTGTTCTGTTTAGTCTGGTTGGCAATTTCTCTGAAATGCCGTTTGACATACTACCTGATGGGACTCTGAAAACAAAAAGTACTTTGGATAGGGAGCAGCAAGAAAAATATGACTTTCAGGTCATGGCCATTGACCAAGGCGAAGATGTCAGGAGAAGTAGTGTTGTGAATGTTACAGTGCATGTGACAGATATCAATGACAATTTTCCATTTGTTATTTTTCCAAATGAGGAGAATTATGTGAAGACAATTACATACCTTATGCCTGTTCAGACTCAGGTGATGAAGGTTGAAGCAGCCGACTTGGATTATGATAAAAATGCTGATCTCACGTTCAAAATCACATCTAGAAATGATTCACAGGCCTTTGAAATTGGCCGCCAAGGAGAAATTTACGTTGCTAGGAGATTGCAAGAAAGTGATGTAAATTTATTCTTTCTGGACATAAACATTTCCGACCAGGGCGTTCCTCCAAAATCCATATCCAAAGTTGTGTACATTGATGTGTTGGCTAAAAACTCTTCAGCCCTTGCTACGACAGGCAACAATGATAATCAACAAAATGTTATTATTGCTGTTGTGGTTGTAGTCGTGACGCTGTTAATCGCAGCCTCAATCATTGTGGTCATACTAGTTATCAAGCGTTGTGACTTCTCACGTAAGAAGTATGTGGACTCCAATGGAAATGTGAGCCATGTGAACCCTTCTGAGTCTCCGATAGTCTCCAATGGCAGATTGTCTCCCCCTGTGACGAAGAACATCTACCAAAATGGCCTCTTGCACACCATCTTGCCAAGTCATCAAACCATTATTCCAAATGGAAAACAACCTAAAGATGTCAGTTTTCAG gaGCATGTCCATGTTAGGGAGAAGAGCCTCGATTCCACAACagaatcaaccaatcagaagtcAGTGGAGGAGCATAGACTGGCCTCTCTCAGGCTACAGCAGGCTTTCATCCAGACCAGCAACAAACAGTGGACCAGTCAATCAGAG TTGACAACAGAAGCAGGTGCCCGTGAAGATCGCAGGAAGCAGGAGGATATCCATAGCGACCTGTCAGCTGACACGGCTACCTATGACAGTGGCATCGGCGGCAGTGTCTCAGATACAG gtgatttacgcatccCACAACATCATCAGCTTTGTCATCAAAATGGTTGCAACAGTAAACCAGCCAATAGGTCTGAGAGCCAATCAAAACAAGCCAAGATCCTTGCCAGGATGCGCTCTGATGTCAGCGACTTGCCACCGGAGAGACCTCCACCCTTGAAACGCAACCCACACAAAAACTTTACGCCACTCAATGGCTTCACAAAGTCACCAACAAAGAATCTCCCTCGTCTTTCCCCACCCATCAGCCCTCACCACTTCATCACG